In one window of Gorilla gorilla gorilla isolate KB3781 chromosome 2, NHGRI_mGorGor1-v2.1_pri, whole genome shotgun sequence DNA:
- the SLC2A2 gene encoding solute carrier family 2, facilitated glucose transporter member 2 yields MTEDKVTGTLVFTVITAVLGSFQFGYDIGVINAPQQVIVSHYRHVLGVPLDDRKAINNYVINSTDELPTISYSMNPKPTPWDEEETVAAAQLITMLWSLSVSSFAVGGMIASFFGGWLGDTLGRIKAMLVANILSLAGALLMGFSKLGPSHILIIAGRSISGLYCGLISGLVPMYIGEIAPTALRGALGTFHQLAIVTGILISQIIGLEFILGNYDLWHILLGLSGVRAILQSLLLFFCPESPRYLYIKLDEEVKAKQSLKRLRGYDDVTKDINEMRKEREEASSEQKVSIIQLFTNSSYRQPILVALMLHVAQQFSGINGIFYYSTSIFQTAGISKPVYATIGVGAVNMVFTAVSVFLVEKAGRRSLFLIGMSGMFVCAIFMSVGLVLLNKFSWMSYVSMIAIFLFVSFFEIGPGPIPWFMVAEFFSQGPRPAALAIAAFSNWTCNFIVALCFQYIADFCGPYVFFLFAGVLLAFTLFTFFKVPETKGKSFEEIAAEFQKKSGSAHRPKAAVEMKFLGATETV; encoded by the exons ATGACAGAAGATAAG GTCACTGGGACCCTGGTTTTCACTGTCATCACCGCTGTGCTGGGTTCCTTCCAGTTTGGATATGACATTGGTGTGATCAATGCACCTCAACAG GTAATAGTATCTCACTATCGACATGTTTTGGGTGTTCCACTGGATGACCGAAAAGCTATCAACAACTATGTTATCAACAGTACAGATGAACTGCCCACAATCTCATACTCAATGAACCCAAAACCAACACCTTGGGATGAGGAAGAGACTGTGGCAGCTGCTCAACTAATCACCATGCTCTGGTCCCTGTCTGTATCCAGCTTTGCAGTTGGTGGAATGATTGCATCATTCTTTGGTGGGTGGCTTGGGGACACACTTGGAAG aatcaAAGCCATGTTAGTAGCAAACATTCTTTCATTAGCTGGAGCTCTCTTGATGGGGTTTTCAAAATTGGGACCATCTCATATACTTATAATTGCCGGAAGAAGCATATCAGGACTATATTGTG GGCTAATTTCAGGCCTGGTTCCTATGTATATCGGTGAAATTGCTCCAACCGCTCTCAGGGGAGCACTTGGCACTTTTCATCAGCTGGCCATCGTCACGGGCATTCTTATTAGTCAG ATTATTGGTCTTGAATTTATCTTGGGCAATTATGATCTGTGGCACATCCTGCTTGGCCTGTCTGGTGTGCGAGCCATCCTTCAGTCTCTGCTACTCTTTTTCTGTCCAGAAAGCCCCAGATACCTTTACATCAAGTTAGATGAGGAagtcaaagcaaaacaaa GCTTGAAAAGACTCAGAGGATATGATGATGTCACCAAAGATATtaatgaaatgagaaaagaaagagaagaagcatCGAGTGAGCAGAAAGTCTCTATAATTCAGCTCTTCACCAATTCCAGCTACCGACAGCCTATTCTAGTGGCACTGATGCTGCATGTGGCTCAGCAATTTTCCGGAATCAATGGT ATTTTTTACTACTCAACCAGCATTTTTCAGACGGCTGGTATCAGCAAACCTGTTTATGCAACCATTGGAGTTGGTGCTGTAAACATGGTTTTCACTGCTGTCTCT GTATTCCTTGTGGAGAAGGCAGGGCGACGTTCTCTCTTTCTAATTGGAATGAGTGGGATGTTTGTTTGTGCCATCTTCATGTCAGTGGGACTTGTGCTGCTG aaTAAGTTCTCTTGGATGAGTTATGTGAGCATGATAGCCATCTTCCTCTTTGTCAGCTTCTTTGAAATTGGGCCAGGCCCGATCCCCTGGTTCATGGTGGCTGAGTTTTTCAGTCAAGGACCACGTCCTGCTGCTTTAGCAATAGCTGCATTCAGCAATTGGACCTGCAATTTCATTGTAGCTCTGTGTTTCCAGTACATTGCG GACTTCTGTGGACCTTATGTGTTTTTCCTCTTTGCTGGAGTGCTCCTGGCCTTTACcctgtttacattttttaaagttccagaAACCAAAGGAAAGTCTTTTGAGGAAATTGCTGCAGAATTCCAAAAGAAGAGTGGCTCAGCCCACAGGCCAAAAGCTGCTGTAGAAATGAAATTCCTAGGCGCTACAGAGACTGtgtaa